In a single window of the Pseudomonas entomophila genome:
- the rhtA gene encoding threonine/homoserine exporter RhtA produces the protein MNTPNRSLAATLFPIGLLLIAMASIQSGASLAKSMFPMVGAQGTTALRLIFASVIMLLLLRPWRARLDASTLRSVIIYGMALGGMNFLFYMSLRSVPLGIAVALEFTGPLAVALWASRRALDFLWIALAVVGLLLLIPVGQTGGGLDPVGAAYALGAGVCWALYILYGQKAGAENGIQTAALGVVIAALFVAPIGIAHAGSALLTPALLPVALGVAILSTALPYSLEMVALTRMPARTFGTLMSIEPAFGALSGLLFLGEKLTLWQWLAILAIITASVGATLSMKRDAAPPVAAD, from the coding sequence ATGAACACCCCAAACCGTAGCCTGGCCGCCACGCTGTTCCCCATCGGCCTGCTGCTAATCGCCATGGCCTCCATCCAGTCGGGGGCCTCGTTGGCCAAGAGCATGTTCCCCATGGTCGGTGCCCAGGGTACCACCGCCCTGCGCCTCATCTTCGCCAGCGTCATCATGCTCCTGCTGCTGCGCCCCTGGCGCGCACGCCTGGATGCCAGCACCCTGCGCAGCGTGATCATCTACGGCATGGCCCTGGGCGGCATGAACTTCCTCTTCTATATGTCACTGCGCAGCGTACCGCTGGGCATCGCCGTCGCCCTCGAGTTCACCGGGCCGCTGGCCGTGGCGCTATGGGCCTCGCGACGGGCGCTGGACTTCCTGTGGATCGCCCTGGCGGTCGTCGGCCTGCTGCTGCTGATCCCCGTCGGCCAGACCGGCGGCGGTCTCGATCCAGTCGGTGCCGCCTATGCTCTGGGGGCTGGGGTGTGCTGGGCGCTGTACATCCTCTATGGGCAGAAAGCCGGGGCCGAAAACGGTATCCAGACCGCGGCCCTGGGCGTGGTGATCGCCGCCCTGTTCGTCGCCCCCATCGGCATCGCCCACGCTGGCAGCGCTCTGCTGACCCCCGCGCTGCTCCCCGTGGCCCTGGGCGTGGCCATTCTGTCGACGGCCCTCCCCTACAGCCTGGAAATGGTCGCCCTGACCCGCATGCCCGCCCGCACCTTTGGCACGCTGATGAGCATCGAGCCGGCCTTTGGCGCATTGTCGGGATTACTCTTCCTGGGTGAGAAACTCACCCTTTGGCAATGGCTGGCAATCCTCGCCATCATCACCGCCTCGGTGGGCGCGACCCTTTCCATGAAACGGGACGCGGCACCGCCCGTGGCCGCAGACTGA
- a CDS encoding aminopeptidase P family protein, translated as MNSQSPLHESVPARLARVREVMAREGVDALLVPSADPHLSEYLPGYWQGRQWLSGFLGSVGTLVVTADFAGLWADSRYWEQANKELAGSGIELMKLRPGQPGALEWLGAEVNGTVAVDGAVMALASARQLGERLQARGATLRTDHDLLDQVWADRPSLPGNPVYQHLPPHATVNRAQKLDELRSTLREKGADWHFIATLDDIAWLFNLRGSDVSYNPVFVSFALVSQDKAFLFVGRDKVDDHLRRVLAADGIEVRDYAKVNDALTAIPAAASLLVDPARVTRGLLDNLHEQVRLIESVNPTTLSKSRKGEGDLFHIRKAMEEDGAALCEFFAWFEATLGKQPITELTIDDQLSAARARRPGFVSLSFSTIAAYNANGAMPHYRATEESHAVIEGNGLLLIDSGGQYLGGTTDITRMVPIGEPSHEQKADCSRVLKGMIALSRARFPRGILSPLLDAIARAPIWADQVEYGHGTGHGVGYFMNVHEGPQVIAYQAATTPQTAMQPGMISSIEPGTYRPGQWGVRIENLVVNREAGTSEFGEFLEFETLTLCPIDTRCLLVEALGSEDIAWLNRYHQTVRERLAPLLKGEALAWLERRTAAL; from the coding sequence ATGAACAGTCAGTCCCCCCTTCACGAATCCGTCCCGGCGCGCCTTGCCCGTGTGCGCGAGGTCATGGCACGGGAGGGTGTGGATGCCCTGCTGGTGCCTTCGGCTGACCCGCACCTGTCCGAGTACCTGCCGGGGTACTGGCAGGGGCGGCAGTGGCTGTCCGGGTTCCTCGGTTCGGTGGGGACGCTGGTGGTGACGGCGGACTTTGCCGGGTTGTGGGCCGACAGCCGTTACTGGGAGCAGGCGAACAAGGAGCTGGCCGGCAGCGGCATCGAGCTGATGAAGCTGCGCCCGGGCCAGCCCGGGGCGCTGGAATGGCTGGGGGCGGAAGTGAACGGCACCGTCGCGGTGGACGGCGCGGTCATGGCCCTGGCCTCGGCGCGCCAACTGGGCGAGCGCTTGCAGGCGCGTGGCGCGACGTTGCGCACCGATCACGACCTGCTGGATCAGGTATGGGCTGACCGTCCCTCGTTGCCGGGCAATCCGGTGTACCAGCACCTGCCACCCCATGCCACGGTCAACCGTGCGCAGAAGCTCGACGAATTGCGCAGCACGCTGCGGGAAAAGGGCGCCGACTGGCATTTCATCGCCACCCTCGACGACATCGCCTGGCTGTTTAACCTGCGCGGCAGCGATGTCTCCTACAACCCCGTGTTTGTTTCCTTCGCGCTGGTCAGCCAGGACAAGGCGTTCCTGTTTGTTGGCCGAGACAAGGTCGATGACCACCTGCGTCGGGTGCTGGCGGCCGATGGCATCGAAGTCCGCGACTACGCCAAGGTCAATGACGCACTGACGGCGATTCCGGCTGCGGCGAGCCTGCTGGTGGACCCGGCGCGGGTCACCCGTGGCTTGCTGGACAACCTGCACGAGCAGGTGCGGCTGATCGAGAGTGTCAACCCGACCACCCTGAGCAAGTCGCGCAAGGGTGAGGGGGATCTTTTTCATATCCGCAAGGCCATGGAGGAGGATGGCGCGGCGCTGTGCGAATTCTTTGCCTGGTTCGAAGCGACCCTCGGCAAGCAACCGATCACTGAGCTGACCATCGACGACCAGTTGAGCGCGGCCCGTGCCCGCCGCCCTGGCTTTGTATCGCTGAGTTTTTCCACCATCGCGGCCTACAACGCCAACGGCGCGATGCCGCATTATCGCGCCACCGAAGAGTCCCACGCCGTGATCGAAGGCAATGGCCTACTGTTGATCGACTCGGGCGGCCAGTACCTGGGCGGGACCACCGACATCACCCGTATGGTGCCGATCGGCGAGCCGAGCCATGAGCAGAAGGCCGATTGCTCCCGGGTGCTCAAGGGCATGATTGCCCTGTCGCGGGCCCGCTTCCCACGCGGAATACTCTCGCCGCTGCTCGATGCTATAGCCCGGGCCCCGATCTGGGCCGATCAGGTCGAGTACGGCCATGGCACCGGTCATGGTGTCGGCTACTTCATGAATGTGCACGAAGGCCCGCAGGTGATCGCCTACCAGGCCGCGACCACACCGCAGACGGCCATGCAGCCCGGCATGATCAGCTCCATCGAGCCTGGGACCTATCGCCCGGGGCAGTGGGGAGTGCGGATCGAGAACCTGGTGGTCAACCGCGAGGCCGGTACCAGCGAGTTCGGTGAATTCCTCGAGTTCGAGACATTGACCCTGTGCCCGATCGATACGCGCTGCCTGTTGGTCGAGGCGCTGGGCAGTGAGGATATCGCCTGGTTGAATCGCTACCACCAGACGGTGCGGGAGCGGTTGGCACCGCTGCTGAAAGGCGAGGCGCTGGCCTGGTTGGAGCGGCGCACCGCAGCGCTCTGA
- a CDS encoding DUF3182 family protein, producing the protein MPHSREPKNAVVLLDTREHTPEHEQTTLLRIAEHLARLLGIERIEPAPPPCADARCYYVPTATLVDPTRQALLGIQGEQDLFGGMVSHPHMATKAISHPLPADASFPLGWTDAFALHASDALLRGYTVFCKADARRAAELLLREGPVRIKPVQACAGRGQQVIIDGQALEPLLAAMDEQQLGLWGLVLEEDLDAVETFSVGQVRVAGLTLSYHGIQHLTRDHAGAEVYGGSDLVIVRGDYQQLLQLPLEGHLRLAINQAMTYEEAAERYMPGFIASRRNYDIARGQDHHGHLRSGVLEQSWRLGGASPAEVLALEAFAADPRLDQLCASTHEVFGEAQLPADATLFYQGHDSELGQLSKYARIRDHDHRE; encoded by the coding sequence ATGCCCCACTCACGCGAACCGAAAAATGCTGTCGTGCTGCTCGACACCCGCGAGCACACGCCGGAGCACGAACAGACGACCCTTCTCAGAATCGCCGAGCACCTGGCACGCCTGCTGGGCATCGAGCGGATCGAACCAGCTCCGCCGCCCTGCGCGGATGCGCGCTGCTACTATGTGCCGACCGCAACCTTGGTCGATCCGACGCGCCAGGCGCTGTTGGGCATTCAGGGCGAGCAGGACCTGTTTGGCGGCATGGTCAGCCATCCGCACATGGCCACCAAGGCCATCTCCCACCCGCTGCCGGCCGACGCTAGTTTCCCGCTCGGCTGGACCGACGCCTTCGCCCTGCATGCCAGCGACGCCCTGCTGCGTGGCTATACCGTGTTCTGCAAGGCCGATGCCCGCCGCGCCGCCGAACTGCTGCTGCGCGAAGGGCCGGTGCGCATCAAGCCGGTACAGGCCTGCGCCGGCCGGGGCCAGCAGGTGATCATCGATGGCCAGGCTCTGGAGCCGCTGCTGGCGGCGATGGATGAACAGCAACTGGGTCTGTGGGGGTTGGTGCTGGAGGAAGACCTCGACGCGGTCGAGACCTTCAGCGTCGGCCAGGTGCGAGTGGCCGGGCTGACCCTGAGCTATCACGGCATCCAGCACCTCACCCGCGATCATGCGGGCGCCGAGGTGTATGGCGGCTCCGACCTGGTGATCGTGCGCGGCGACTACCAGCAGTTGCTGCAGTTGCCGCTCGAGGGCCACCTGCGCCTGGCCATCAACCAGGCCATGACCTACGAAGAGGCCGCCGAGCGCTACATGCCGGGCTTCATCGCCTCACGTCGCAACTACGACATCGCCCGCGGTCAGGACCACCATGGCCACCTGCGCAGCGGTGTGCTAGAGCAATCCTGGCGCCTAGGCGGCGCCAGCCCCGCCGAAGTCCTCGCGCTGGAGGCTTTCGCCGCCGATCCGCGCCTGGACCAACTATGCGCGTCGACCCACGAGGTCTTCGGTGAAGCACAGTTGCCCGCCGACGCCACCCTGTTCTATCAGGGCCACGACAGTGAACTTGGACAACTCAGTAAATATGCACGGATACGCGACCATGACCATCGAGAGTGA
- a CDS encoding alpha/beta hydrolase family protein: MTIESETVELHVEGDNIVGTLVSPGSRMPGILFVHGWGGSQQRDLARARQITGLGCVCMTFDLRGHEKTESQRLTVTREQNLADLLAAYDRLTSHPSVDPGAIAVIGSSYGGYLATLLTRHRPVKWLALRVPALYWDDEWDAPKQALDRQRLNAYRLRDLGPADNRALAACAEFAGDVLLVESEQDDYVPHSTLMSYRSAFVGAHSMTHRLVDGADHALSSEESQKAYSAILTAWIGEMVIGARLDRYPHYAPWYA, encoded by the coding sequence ATGACCATCGAGAGTGAAACCGTGGAACTGCACGTCGAGGGCGACAACATCGTCGGCACACTGGTCAGCCCAGGCAGCCGCATGCCGGGAATCCTCTTCGTCCATGGCTGGGGCGGCAGCCAGCAGCGCGACCTGGCCCGTGCCCGGCAGATCACCGGGCTCGGCTGCGTGTGCATGACCTTCGACCTGCGCGGCCATGAAAAGACCGAGAGCCAGCGCCTGACCGTCACCCGCGAGCAGAACCTGGCCGACCTGCTGGCCGCCTACGACCGGCTGACCAGCCACCCGTCGGTCGATCCCGGCGCCATCGCCGTGATCGGCAGCAGCTATGGCGGCTACCTGGCCACCCTGCTCACCCGTCACCGGCCAGTCAAATGGCTGGCGCTGAGGGTGCCGGCCCTCTACTGGGACGATGAATGGGATGCGCCCAAGCAGGCCCTCGATCGCCAGCGGCTCAACGCCTACCGCCTGCGTGACCTGGGCCCGGCCGACAACCGCGCCCTGGCCGCCTGCGCCGAGTTCGCCGGCGACGTGCTGCTGGTGGAGTCCGAACAGGACGACTACGTGCCGCACAGCACACTGATGAGCTACCGCTCGGCCTTCGTCGGCGCCCACTCGATGACCCACCGCCTGGTCGACGGCGCCGACCATGCGTTGTCCAGCGAAGAGAGCCAGAAAGCCTACAGCGCCATACTCACGGCCTGGATAGGCGAGATGGTCATCGGCGCGCGCCTGGACCGCTACCCGCACTACGCACCCTGGTACGCCTGA
- a CDS encoding antibiotic biosynthesis monooxygenase produces MAANTHSLWFTQMIEYDVPPLRQAALAEALVVRSEHLAQRCDGLLSVSIQVSDDGRRVLQHLRWQSRQAWAAAAGCFIEEPFLDLLGEHQARGVNFAAFQTLRSLVRGADGGLHCQLGSTQAYQGA; encoded by the coding sequence ATGGCGGCTAACACCCATTCCCTGTGGTTCACCCAGATGATCGAGTACGACGTGCCACCTTTGCGCCAGGCCGCCCTGGCCGAGGCCCTGGTGGTGCGCAGCGAGCACCTGGCGCAACGCTGCGACGGATTGCTGAGCGTCAGCATCCAGGTCAGCGACGACGGTCGCCGGGTGCTCCAGCATCTGCGCTGGCAATCACGCCAGGCCTGGGCCGCTGCCGCAGGCTGCTTTATCGAGGAGCCATTCCTCGATCTGCTGGGCGAGCACCAGGCCCGTGGCGTGAACTTCGCCGCGTTCCAGACGCTGCGCAGCCTGGTGCGTGGCGCCGACGGCGGCCTGCATTGCCAGCTGGGCAGTACTCAGGCGTACCAGGGTGCGTAG